The proteins below are encoded in one region of Oncorhynchus nerka isolate Pitt River linkage group LG15, Oner_Uvic_2.0, whole genome shotgun sequence:
- the cxxc1b gene encoding CXXC-type zinc finger protein 1b isoform X1, which produces MDSEVSDFEPAPGLESSMEGENAPVYCICRKPDINCFMIGCDNCNEWFHGNCINLTEKMAKAIRQWYCLRCRDKNPSLEIKYRPKKSREKEAEGQREPERKFERQNSTPDYKSERRRGSKVKRSARMCGECEPCLRTEDCATCDFCKDMKKFGGPNKIRQKCRFRQCDVRARKMLRVKDEEFNLRERRDNSYHRRRRYSDDYDSEAELYEKYKAAGYDDNMPWLSDEDDGPPFSPVLRKKAVKVKHVKRRENKFDKKKESRRHKQKQKHKDKVRHSDRGDARDGGGQRQCLGPSCVEAARANSKYCSEECGMKLATNRLYEILPQRIQQWQQSPCIAEEQGKKQLERIRRDQQNARMRLTDMEKRFHELEGIIAKAKQQVVQQDEETNEGDNEETDLMIFCVSCSHPINPKVALRHMERCYAKYESQTSFGSMYPTKIEGATRLFCDVYNPQSKTYCKRLQVLCPEHSRDPKVPGDEVCGCPLVRNVFEATGEYCRVSKRKCNKHYNWEKLRRAEVDLERVRVWYKLDELFEQERNVRTAMTNRAGLLALMLHQTIQHDPLTTDLRCNKDR; this is translated from the exons ATG GACAGTGAAGTGTCAGACTTTGAGCCTGCACCAGGGCTTGAGAGCAGTATGGAGGGCGAGAATGCACCAGTGTACTGCATTTGTCGAAAACCTGATATCAATTGCTTCATGAT TGGTTGTGACAACTGTAATGAGTGGTTTCATGGTAACTGCATCAATCTCACAGAGAAGATGGCCAAAGCTATCAGGCAGTGGTACTGCCTGCGATGCCGAG ACAAAAACCCATCATTGGAGATAAAATACCGTCCAAAGAAGAGCCGTGAAAAGGAggcagagggccagagagagccagagagaaaaTTTGAAAGACAAAACAGCACTCCAGATTATAAATCTGAAAGGCGCCGTGGATCAAAG GTTAAGCGCTCTGCTCGTATGTGTGGAGAGTGCGAGCCCTGCTTGAGGACTGAGGACTGCGCCACATGCGACTTCTGCAAGGACATGAAGAAATTTGGGGGTCCCAACAAAATAAGACAGAAGTGTCGATTTAGGCAGTGTGACGTCCGAGCCAGG AAAATGTTGCGTGTGAAGGATGAAGAGTTTAATTTGCGTGAAAGGCGGGATAATTCCTACCACCGGAGAAGACGATATTCAGACGACTACGATAGTGAGGCAGAACTCTATGAAAAGTACAAGGCAGCGGGATATGACGACAACATG CCATGGCTCAGTGATGAGGATGACGGGCCTCCATTCAGCCCTGTCCTGCGAAAGAAAGCTGTGAAGGTCAAGCATGTGAAGAGACGGGAAAATAAATTTGACAAGAAA AAAGAGTCACGGCGGCACAAACAGAAACAGAAGCACAAGGACAAAGTCAGGCACAGTGATAGGGGCGATGCCAGGGATGGAGGAGGGCAGCGACAGTGCCTCGGGCCCAGCTGTGTGGAAGCTGCACGAGCCAACTCAAAATACTGCTCAGAAGAATGTGGCATGAAGCTGGCTACCaa CCGGCTCTATGAGATACTCCCTCAACGTATCCAGCAGTGGCAGCAGAGCCCCTGCATCGCTGAGGAGCAGGGCAAGAAGCAACTGGAGCGGATCCGAAGGGATCAGCAGAATGCACGCATGCGTCTCACTGACATGGAGAAACGCTTCCACGAGCTGGAGGGAATCATTGCTAAGGCCAAGCAGCAGGTAGTCCAGCAGGATGAGGAG ACGAATGAAGGGGACAATGAAGAAACAGACCTGATGATTTTCTGTGTGTCCTGCAGTCACCCTATCAACCCAAAGGTGGCACTGCGACATATGGAGAGATGCTATGCTAAG TATGAGAGCCAGACATCTTTCGGTTCAATGTACCCAACAAAGATCGAAGG AGCAACAAGACTCTTCTGCGATGTGTACAACCCCCAGAGCAAAACCTACTGCAAGAGGCTTCAGGTTTTGTGCCCAGAACATTCCAGGGACCCAAAG GTCCCAGGGGATGAGGTGTGCGGCTGTCCTCTGGTTCGTAATGTGTTTGAGGCAACAGGCGAATACTGCAGGGTTTCTAAACGCAAATGTAATAAGCACTACAACTGGGAGAAGCTCAGGAGAGCTGAGGTGGACCTGGAGCGTGTCAGAGTG TGGTACAAGCTGGATGAGCTCTTTGAGCAGGAGCGCAACGTCAGGACTGCTATGACAAACAGGGCAGGTCTACTTGCTCTCATGCTGCACCAAACCATTCAGCACGACCCCCTGACAACGGATCTCCGTTGCAACAAGGACAGATAG